CTTGCGCAGTGTGAATAATTCTCCGCTCCACATTTCTATACTCACTAGATCAAAGCACTGCAGGGTAAATGATTTCCAGGAAACAGCAATTTATCATCCGgtctaataatttaatttacttagCAGCTAGCTACAACATTAATCACCAAACTCAGGAACTATAACTAaagaaatacagaaatatgcaaattaataagTGTAATTGTTGAAGGACGCAATTGATAAATTGCGAGGACTTGATCTCAGTATTTTTTACGAGCATGGATTTAATTATcgattaaagaataaaaacagACTTCTGTCACATTCTGTAGCTCTCGAACGTAGGCACAAGGAGATCCGCTGTAAACGAGTGTCATGATCGTACAATTAACTTTCGCGAGATCGATACGTTCCATTAATGCAAGAGTAGCAATTAACTCTTGATAGCTGATTTACGCAAGTCGATCGATTTGTTTCTCTTACGCTCTCGCGTGAAGCACGAGAGAACGAGCTCGAGAACCGAGGAAACAACGGGATTTCAgtttttttctgcttttctCCAGTTTCTCAAGTGCCTTGTAATCCACGGAACAGCGGATCTCGTGTCCCTAGATTTCATTCTCATCGGCTTTCACCGGAGACTTCGACTGAGCAAGGACGTTTCTTGACGCACAACCCACGAATACTCCCATATTCACGGACGACTATTGTCTCGTTTCCACACGCAGCTATTTGCTTCTTTTTCAAGTCATTTGCATATGATCTGATATGCGGCATTGTGCGTATTTTTTCGACGAGGATAGTTAACAACATTTGTCAGTTTTGATAGACGTATATTCGATGatgaaagttttaataattacgttTCAAActgattattttgtttataataaatatcatattcacatatatgtatttttttcaggaaatttgctttatattaatttttcaaacaattttttataattcatatatgACGTTGAAAGCGAAATGTGTGAAATTTATACACAAGAGACGGAAAATCTACAtggaatttttcttaaaacttAGGAAACTTTTTCGCAACTGGAATAAATTGCGATACACTGATTTGGTTTACAATTTCTCTGAAAGATATTCTTCTCCGCAGAATGAAATTGTTTTCCCTCGTAATTTAGGCTGTTAGAGCAATAACAAGCGGAGCCAATGTTGTTAGCCGGTAAAACTCCATCAAGCAATTCCGTAACCGTTGATGACTAGAGTCAGAGAATGCAGGCTTGATACACTACATTTGCATACGAACGAGTCTTCAGCGCGGTCAGTCTCAGCGAACCATTGCGCCTAATTGTTAGTCCGCTTGACCCAATCGAGAATCGCCGCACGCGCAGCATCGCACGGACGCAATTTTCATTCTCCCGACTGCTTTACGTGCCGCCTTGCAATAAAGTCATGCTGCTACTTTGTAAGCAACCTAAGGTGCAATTTAACGAGCGCATTCTTTCACCGGCGATTCTCGTTCTTTAAAAACTGGGAAAAGTGGTTTGTGTCAATTTTCAGCGTCATTTCACTTcgtcattttatttagaaatctaTTAGGCAAATTGAAAGGTAAATTTGTACGATATGATAAGCCAGAGATTTTAtcgattagaaaaattttgtgcaaaatcaagatttttaaattattcttaaacgAATAATTTGCCAATGTGTACACATATCGCGGTGTATCAGCACACGTAGTGTCTCGTCTATGCAGATTTGTGATGGCTTCGCAAATTGGGCCAATCGATGATCCAAACCGAGGCGTAATCCAATAACTGTCGAGCTCGCTCTAGCAAATATTCAACATTCCTGCATAGAGACGACTATTTAAACACGTCCGTTGCAGCTCGCAAATCCTTCGTTTACAGTCCGGAAAATTTTCAACGAGCAATATGCAgcaaattgtgaaaaatgagAGTCACATCCAGCGGCGAtgaaaaacagaataaaagaatcatgaatatttcaagaatttaGTCCAGCAaatacatgtgtgtgtgtttctttgttttattaataatatcacacGTAATTCTCTTTggttttttaattgctttctttaaatttttcgataatgtACCAAATTTCGGATAATTATCCTAAAGACTTTCTCTTATCTCTGTCattcatttctaaataatgGATCGTGTTCGTCGGTAATATAAGAACCTTGCCGTACAGAAATAAGTGTAATTGGCAAAGGAGAACGTTTTGCCTCTATGAATTCAAAAGCCATTAGCATAAATGATGCATGAGAGAGGCTAAGCCAATGAGGACTACCGCACATGAAATTTCATTAAACTGTTACGAACAACGATAAAATGCTTTCACCGAAATAATATCGCCACCTCTTTAACCGTTCGTTCATCTTTTACTTCCAGACGAAAGAAATTTCTCAACTTAGGCTAAGATGTCACATCACAGCGACGACAACATGCTGATAGCAACGTCGGACTCTTTCTGGGAGCCCGGGAACTACAAGCGAACAACGCGGAGGATCGAGGATGGTCAAAAACTCTGCGACAGCCTGATAGCGCTGGTCCAGGAAAGGGCGGAGATCGAGAAGAATTACGCCAAGGCGCTCAAGAGCTGGTCGAAGAATTGGAACGACAAGATCGAGAAGGGACCCGAGTATGGCACGACTGAGGCGGCATGGAAGGGTGTCCTGGTGGAGTCTGACAGGCTCTGCGATCTTCACCTCAGGGTCAAAGAGAACCTCTGCAACGACATTGTTCAGCAAGTCAAAACGTGGCAGAAAGACACGTATCACAAGGTAAGGATAGCTTCGTTAAATCGGCATCCTCTACAACGTTTCTATCCctcttagaaaaattaaatcgcaCGATCGCGGCGATTTTCACATTTCGTGAAGGACGACACGCTTTCAAATGGTAAAACGATTGGTGCGATAAATTCTATTGGCGgtcctaaatttattttcaaccaCTGATTAATTctggaaaataattaagatttatttttgtaattgaaattatagGAGAGACGAGTCTGCTTCTAGAGTCTAATTTCTTGTTACTACATTTTTGTGCTCATACGCAGAGATTACCGTCTGATCTCTATTACCAgtgatttcttttatacaggTTTTCGTAGTAGTAGCTAATATTGCACTGGATTTCGTTCCATGATTGCAGTCGATGATGACCCTGAAGGAGCGCAAAGAAATGGAAGACGCGTTCAAGAAGGCGCAGAAGCCATGGGCGAAACTCCTACAGAAGGTCGAGAAGGCAAAATCCGAGTTTCACAACAGCTGTAAGACCGAGCGTACCGCCGCGAACATGGAGAGGAACGCCTCTGCGGATAGTTCTCTCTCGCCGGATCAGGTGAGCGCCGCTACAGTCGATTATATCTCGCGCACACATTATATCACTTGTCACTCGTAACATGTTATTAACGATCGGCGCAACGTGCCGATGTATTACCATTGGAATCACATCGTCGCCACGTTTCGCTTTTAAAAGGCGGATCGCGAAATAATCCGCGAATTGCATGAGTTTGTTTCTAACAAAGTCTCTAACAAAGTACTGTACTTGCAGTACGCGTCATAACGTTTCCGTAGCGTATAAAGATTCCGAGTGCTCTTGAATGAAACACTTTTCTCTCTTACGCAGCTATGTGtgtgtaagaaatataataaaacatttattgaaaGTGACAAGttgatacaaatattacacaattcgCGAACGCGAACgtatacacattttatattaagaaatctGTAGAAATAGGAATCTAGTCGTAAAAAGGAACGCGcaatatacaaataacaattgaTTTTTCGACAGCACTTTTTTCGCAGTATTTTTACagtatcgaaaatatttttgtatcctCTTCACAGCGATGAGATCAAAATGATAGATAGCACAGGGTATATACTATGATAAAGTAACACGCGTACATAATTAGACTTGCATCTCGATTACGCACACGCGGCTCTACATACGGTAGATACAGTTGTTCTTTAGCGAGTATTATTTTCAGATGGCCCGAGGCTCTGAAAACGTACGTTACACCTTGTTGTATTCCTAAGAATACTTGCATGTGCCGCTATTCTCTCTTCTATTCTTGCTTTTCGCGACGTGTCGCGGTAAGCTAACGACACGCGACTCGTTCGCGACTCTAACGCGCGGAGTTCCTCCTGCACGTCTGTGTGTTTCTTATTCGTCTCTTATTCGGAACGGAAAGGACACTTCGTACCGGTCACTGTGCAAACCGAGACACACGTTCCATTCCACTTCTTGTCCGATAATTATACGAACGCTGTCTAAATGACGTAATAAGCCTGCAAGACGAAAGAAAAACTGTAGTGCAACTTCCTGTCTGAGTTCTATTACCTCGTCGCCACTgttgaaattattgttaagAATAACGATACCGATTGAATCGAGTCCAGGAAAGGGAAGAATTGCCAAATTCCGCGTTTTGCATCGCTTCTCAATTCTAGATATTCAAGCATATACAATTGTAATCACTGCCAGAACTACTTACGAGCACGCATATAGTCGACACAATAATGAGATCTCGATATCGGCGACAAACAACTCTGAAAGACAGCTAACGACGATTTTTAGATGGCAGATTGTGGATGTGGTGCATGGAGCCTCAGAGTACCAAAAAACCTtaggaataataaaataggcGACATTCAGTTTGTATGTATATGATGTTGCATGTCGTTGCATGACTTTTTTTCAACTTAtatctttttcctttcttttattacagaGAGCTCTGCTGGTAAGCAAATCTCTAAgtctttttaatttgcacaaaAAGTTTGCATTCGATGGATCGAATTCAAAAGTAGAAAACACAATCAGCAAATATCTTTGCAAAAATCTATGCACTACTTTCTTCAATAcgcattttattacatattttgaaGTCgatccattttttaattttagatgtaACATGCTTTGCTCGTTTAGATAAGCACGTAGAAAAATATGACTGACAGccgaaatataatttgcagtaTCGATTGATTaagctttatttataattagcaCACGCTTTTCGACGTGTATTGCGTTAATTTATCAAGTCAAGGCTGGTAGAAACATAAGAAGTGCAGCGCGCatgcatgaaatataaataattcatgtgGGGATGAACGCAAACCTCTTTGCGCTAAATTCTTAGAGCGCTCGCGGCACACGATAGTTGAATACACCTCTTCGACGTTTTTCTGCGAGatcaaataacataaattttaccCAGTACGACCTCAACCTTGTGTCTTCGCCATAAAGCAGCGCCGAGCGTTCGGAAAGTAAGCGCtgtaattatgcaattatgtAAAGCAGTGGAATTACTGTGTTAGCGGAGTTTTAAATCACGCGAAATCCATATAAATTCCATTACACAATTCcctatatttttacaaagattttaagatcccaataaattttgttaatttttttgtcgaaTGCCGTTCgcaaaatatatgcaatttttatgttgttcttcaatgaaacattttcaagtctatagataataatacaCTTAAGTATTAATCCGAAGATACATCGAggatgcaaattaaattacgatAGAATAGCTATTATTTTGTACGTTGTTTACGTGTAATTGCATGACGAAGTAAACACGCATCAATAGATTGATGTAGTAGAGGTAATATAAGTAGTTTGGTACAGTAAATAGCTAGATTATATACTTTTCTGCACATTCTGATATACGAAAATCGCTATATATTTCTTCGTCCCCGttcttttaatatgtttaatggtaatttttataatggtATCCACGCTTAATGTCGCAAAAAAGCATCCTCTTGCAGCTTTTTGGCGATGAGCTAGATAAATTTGAGGGTAAAGAATTGGCACCatcaatcaaatttattttcttattatttaacattaaaatttcaagttttgtGAACTAATGCTGAAACGACAAACTTAAAGAATCATGATTAttgtcatatataaaatttattgcaaatagtacgaacaataaataattattatttatgtatattctttttattttccgtaaaatactattgtcttaaaatttttaatcatctttaattttgaaaacttaACACATACTTAGACTATGTCTCGTAATGCGACCAATGTCTTTACCTTCAACCCAAGATTAAAGACGAACTCTCAGTTTCTAAGTGTTTTCTCGTTTCTCTTGGCACAGGTGAAGAAAATGCAGGATAGGGTACAGAAAACTAAAGAGGAAGTGCAAAAGGCGAAAGAGAAATATGAAGCGGCGCTTCAAGAAATCAATCAATACAATCCAAAATACATGGAAGACATGACGCAAGTATTCGAGAAATGTCAGGAAATGGAAGCGCAGCGACTACAATTCTTCAAAGAGGTCCTGTTCGGCATTCACAAATGTCTGAATGTATCGCAGGATCCAGTGTAAGTTCTCATTGCTATGCAATTGTAAATCcgcaattacaaa
This DNA window, taken from Linepithema humile isolate Giens D197 chromosome 7, Lhum_UNIL_v1.0, whole genome shotgun sequence, encodes the following:
- the Synd gene encoding protein kinase C and casein kinase substrate in neurons protein 1 isoform X3, whose translation is MSHHSDDNMLIATSDSFWEPGNYKRTTRRIEDGQKLCDSLIALVQERAEIEKNYAKALKSWSKNWNDKIEKGPEYGTTEAAWKGVLVESDRLCDLHLRVKENLCNDIVQQVKTWQKDTYHKSMMTLKERKEMEDAFKKAQKPWAKLLQKVEKAKSEFHNSCKTERTAANMERNASADSSLSPDQMARGSENVKKMQDRVQKTKEEVQKAKEKYEAALQEINQYNPKYMEDMTQVFEKCQEMEAQRLQFFKEVLFGIHKCLNVSQDPVLPQIYEEFYHTINNADHEKDLKWWSNNHGVNMAMNWPQFEDYTEEFREITKGSKSKEALPAGPITLINQRPVGEDLHEFPPVNNKSKSKPAARVIPTDTNHGDSKTDTISSSKQSSEKNETDSVNRTSTITNGTNAKQESNPFEEEEWDEDGGEPLVDNGEPGVPVRALYDYEGAEADELSFKQGDVFEKLEDEDEQGWCKGRKDGRVGLYPANYVDLVSQ
- the Synd gene encoding protein kinase C and casein kinase substrate in neurons protein 1 isoform X2; translation: MSHHSDDNMLIATSDSFWEPGNYKRTTRRIEDGQKLCDSLIALVQERAEIEKNYAKALKSWSKNWNDKIEKGPEYGTTEAAWKGVLVESDRLCDLHLRVKENLCNDIVQQVKTWQKDTYHKSMMTLKERKEMEDAFKKAQKPWAKLLQKVEKAKSEFHNSCKTERTAANMERNASADSSLSPDQMADCGCGAWSLRVPKNLRNNKIGDIQFVKKMQDRVQKTKEEVQKAKEKYEAALQEINQYNPKYMEDMTQVFEKCQEMEAQRLQFFKEVLFGIHKCLNVSQDPVLPQIYEEFYHTINNADHEKDLKWWSNNHGVNMAMNWPQFEDYTEEFREITKGSKSKEALPAGPITLINQRPVGEDLHEFPPVNNKSKSKPAARVIPTDTNHGDSKTDTISSSKQSSEKNETDSVNRTSTITNGTNAKQESNPFEEEEWDEDGGEPLVDNGEPGVPVRALYDYEGAEADELSFKQGDVFEKLEDEDEQGWCKGRKDGRVGLYPANYVDLVSQ
- the Synd gene encoding protein kinase C and casein kinase substrate in neurons protein 1 isoform X4; this encodes MSHHSDDNMLIATSDSFWEPGNYKRTTRRIEDGQKLCDSLIALVQERAEIEKNYAKALKSWSKNWNDKIEKGPEYGTTEAAWKGVLVESDRLCDLHLRVKENLCNDIVQQVKTWQKDTYHKSMMTLKERKEMEDAFKKAQKPWAKLLQKVEKAKSEFHNSCKTERTAANMERNASADSSLSPDQVKKMQDRVQKTKEEVQKAKEKYEAALQEINQYNPKYMEDMTQVFEKCQEMEAQRLQFFKEVLFGIHKCLNVSQDPVLPQIYEEFYHTINNADHEKDLKWWSNNHGVNMAMNWPQFEDYTEEFREITKGSKSKEALPAGPITLINQRPVGEDLHEFPPVNNKSKSKPAARVIPTDTNHGDSKTDTISSSKQSSEKNETDSVNRTSTITNGTNAKQESNPFEEEEWDEDGGEPLVDNGEPGVPVRALYDYEGAEADELSFKQGDVFEKLEDEDEQGWCKGRKDGRVGLYPANYVDLVSQ
- the Synd gene encoding protein kinase C and casein kinase substrate in neurons protein 1 isoform X5; the encoded protein is MSHHSDDNMLIATSDSFWEPGNYKRTTRRIEDGQKLCDSLIALVQERAEIEKNYAKALKSWSKNWNDKIEKGPEYGTTEAAWKGVLVESDRLCDLHLRVKENLCNDIVQQVKTWQKDTYHKSMMTLKERKEMEDAFKKAQKPWAKLLQKVEKAKSEFHNSCKTERTAANMERNASADSSLSPDQMARGSENMADCGCGAWSLRVPKNLRNNKIGDIQFVKKMQDRVQKTKEEVQKAKEKYEAALQEINQYNPKYMEDMTQVFEKCQEMEAQRLQFFKEVLFGIHKCLNVSQDPVLPQIYEEFYHTINNADHEKDLKWWSNNHGVNMAMNWPQFEEFPPVNNKSKSKPAARVIPTDTNHGDSKTDTISSSKQSSEKNETDSVNRTSTITNGTNAKQESNPFEEEEWDEDGGEPLVDNGEPGVPVRALYDYEGAEADELSFKQGDVFEKLEDEDEQGWCKGRKDGRVGLYPANYVDLVSQ
- the Synd gene encoding protein kinase C and casein kinase substrate in neurons protein 1 isoform X1, which produces MSHHSDDNMLIATSDSFWEPGNYKRTTRRIEDGQKLCDSLIALVQERAEIEKNYAKALKSWSKNWNDKIEKGPEYGTTEAAWKGVLVESDRLCDLHLRVKENLCNDIVQQVKTWQKDTYHKSMMTLKERKEMEDAFKKAQKPWAKLLQKVEKAKSEFHNSCKTERTAANMERNASADSSLSPDQMARGSENMADCGCGAWSLRVPKNLRNNKIGDIQFVKKMQDRVQKTKEEVQKAKEKYEAALQEINQYNPKYMEDMTQVFEKCQEMEAQRLQFFKEVLFGIHKCLNVSQDPVLPQIYEEFYHTINNADHEKDLKWWSNNHGVNMAMNWPQFEDYTEEFREITKGSKSKEALPAGPITLINQRPVGEDLHEFPPVNNKSKSKPAARVIPTDTNHGDSKTDTISSSKQSSEKNETDSVNRTSTITNGTNAKQESNPFEEEEWDEDGGEPLVDNGEPGVPVRALYDYEGAEADELSFKQGDVFEKLEDEDEQGWCKGRKDGRVGLYPANYVDLVSQ